A stretch of DNA from Oribacterium sp. oral taxon 102:
CCGTTTGAAAACGCATTTTTGTGCGTGAGACCCCACGCCCGTTCCACGGCAGCTGCGCCGTAGAGATTCAGACCGCCCCTGGGGGCTGATGCACAAAGAAAATGCATCAGCTTTATGTGTTGTGCCAGCGGTCACCGCGTTTTGCATGAATGCGTGCATGGCAGGCCTTGCACAGGGCTTTCAGGTTCTCACGGTCATGGGTTCCGCCCTGAGATAGCGGAAGCATGTGATGAATCTCCTCGGTTGGTGTATAAACACCCTTCGCAAGGCACTCTTCACAAAGCGGATGAGCAGCGGCATAGCTGTCACGGATTCGCTTCCAGGCACGACCGTAGCGACGCTTGGTGGCAGGATCTCTATCATAATGTTCGTAGCGCCTGGCTTCCTCCTTGGCGTGCTCCTCACAGAAGCGACCGTCCGTGAGATTAGGACAGCCTGGATAAGAACAGGGACGCTTCGGCTTTCTCGGCATCAGTTTCACCT
This window harbors:
- a CDS encoding HNH endonuclease — encoded protein: MPRKPKRPCSYPGCPNLTDGRFCEEHAKEEARRYEHYDRDPATKRRYGRAWKRIRDSYAAAHPLCEECLAKGVYTPTEEIHHMLPLSQGGTHDRENLKALCKACHARIHAKRGDRWHNT